A DNA window from Procambarus clarkii isolate CNS0578487 chromosome 75, FALCON_Pclarkii_2.0, whole genome shotgun sequence contains the following coding sequences:
- the LOC138357002 gene encoding uncharacterized protein has protein sequence MSVCPLCLSPINNEIVHVCQTRCLTCLGEMSINALQECRLYCIGCNGPTPPGHFDVTCTSCGQLYCANLHGSTSCPYCRFSVNREPPTEARNVIEPPPKRRRIINNRVPIRDQENLILGGINIPAQSPLDSTQPSEWSTPVRSQPQLSQELEEDAPDGNQQASSDEEEEDNQPPVHDISDEEVNAPDSPEVLNLDNVVPRVLEVINHFEGSFSRHSFSIPGHLDANPSIYINR, from the exons atgtcagtgtgtcctctgtgcctgtctcctatcaacaacgaaatcgttcatgtgtgtcaaacacgatgtttaacatgcctaggtgaaatgtccatcaacgctcttcaagaatgcagactgtactgtataggatgcaatgggcctacaccgcctggacattttgacgtaacctgtaccagctgtggacaactctattgtgcaaatc ttcatggttctacttcctgcccatactgtcgtttctccgttaaccgggaacctcccaccgaagccagaaacgtcattgaacctccacccaaacgccgtcgcatcataaataacc gagttcctattcgtgatcaagagaatctcatacttggtggaatcaacatcccagctc aatctcccctggattcaacccaaccctctgagtggagcacacctgtacgcagtcaaccccagctgtcccaggagctagaagaagatgcaccagacggcaaccagcaggcatcctcagatgaagaagaagaagacaatcaaccccctgttcacgacatatcagatgaagaagtcaacgctccagattccccagaggtacttaaCTTAGATAACGTTGTTCCGCGAGTGTTAGAAGTCATTAACCATTTCGAAGGATCATTCTCGAGGCATTCTTTCTCCATTCCCGGTCATTTAGACGCCAACCCCAGCATttatataaatag atga